In Halobacteriovorax marinus SJ, the following proteins share a genomic window:
- a CDS encoding 50S ribosomal protein L25 — protein sequence MYELLKTEWREEPVKAIRKEGYVPGVVYGKGIESVNFKVPSIAIRKFLHHSGKVFEVEVAGRGKHLVSLDNVQWDHMGDRMLHVSFHKISANEKTTVTLPIHFEGEAAGKKEGGVVHHVLHEVEVTGLPGDIPEFISVDITALGMHGHFSLKDIPCPKGLEWAHDVEANVVSCHPPKVEVVAEETTDVTEEVVAEVESEEQEAA from the coding sequence GTGTACGAATTACTAAAAACTGAATGGAGAGAAGAACCTGTAAAAGCAATTAGAAAAGAAGGTTACGTTCCAGGTGTAGTATACGGAAAAGGGATTGAGTCAGTGAACTTTAAAGTTCCATCAATTGCTATTAGAAAGTTTCTACATCATTCAGGAAAAGTTTTTGAAGTAGAAGTAGCAGGAAGAGGGAAGCACCTTGTTTCTCTTGATAATGTTCAGTGGGATCATATGGGAGATAGAATGCTTCACGTATCATTCCATAAGATTTCTGCAAATGAGAAAACTACAGTTACACTTCCAATTCACTTTGAAGGTGAAGCTGCTGGTAAGAAAGAAGGTGGAGTTGTTCACCACGTACTTCACGAAGTTGAAGTTACAGGACTACCAGGAGATATCCCTGAATTTATTTCTGTAGATATTACTGCTCTTGGAATGCATGGACACTTTTCACTAAAAGATATTCCATGTCCAAAAGGATTAGAGTGGGCACATGATGTAGAAGCAAACGTTGTTTCATGTCATCCACCTAAAGTTGAAGTTGTTGCAGAGGAAACAACAGATGTTACAGAAGAAGTTGTGGCAGAAGTTGAATCTGAAGAGCAAGAAGCTGCTTAA
- a CDS encoding putative metallopeptidase → MRVITLFSLVLLMTSCGVKKNSKHAQYLEGTKQYAVSASVFDSYIKKFEEEAAKNLGEENFKVGDIPINFGDTTNEEYDGVCNTYSDGTKEIFIKKSWWQSTDSRQKEIMIFHELGHCRLGRDHDTEKRAKGTHTYKLSIMNPVIPSSADYVSQKNAYLTELFLYDKSPLISGFGI, encoded by the coding sequence ATGAGAGTTATCACACTATTCTCGCTTGTCTTATTAATGACGAGCTGTGGAGTAAAGAAAAATTCTAAGCACGCACAATACCTTGAGGGTACAAAACAGTATGCTGTTAGCGCGAGCGTTTTTGATTCATATATAAAGAAATTTGAAGAAGAAGCAGCAAAGAACTTAGGTGAAGAGAATTTTAAAGTTGGAGATATTCCAATTAATTTTGGAGACACTACGAATGAAGAATATGATGGTGTTTGCAATACTTATAGTGATGGAACAAAAGAAATATTTATTAAAAAGAGTTGGTGGCAATCTACTGATTCAAGACAAAAAGAAATTATGATCTTCCATGAACTAGGACATTGTCGTCTTGGAAGAGATCACGATACTGAAAAAAGAGCAAAAGGAACTCATACTTATAAATTATCAATTATGAATCCTGTTATTCCTAGCTCAGCAGATTATGTTTCACAAAAGAACGCCTATCTAACAGAGCTTTTCCTCTACGATAAATCTCCACTCATAAGTGGATTCGGAATCTAG
- a CDS encoding Mpo1 family 2-hydroxy fatty acid dioxygenase has protein sequence MKSLNDWLDEYAQNHKNKTNQIIHKVCVPAIEFSILGILWLLPTPEIFWNIPYLNWATIFCSLSLIFYISLGSILYLMGSLLMLMPMLLIIHFLKESFGGVVIYSYFLIFVIAWIGQFIGHKIEGQKPSFFKDLLFLLIGPLWVLKSIFKKIGLKTT, from the coding sequence GTGAAGAGTTTAAATGATTGGCTAGATGAGTATGCACAGAATCACAAAAATAAAACAAATCAGATTATTCATAAGGTCTGTGTTCCTGCCATTGAGTTTTCTATCTTAGGAATTCTATGGCTTCTACCAACACCTGAAATATTTTGGAATATTCCTTACTTAAATTGGGCAACTATTTTTTGCTCTCTTTCTCTTATCTTTTATATTTCTCTTGGAAGTATTCTCTATCTTATGGGATCTCTACTAATGCTTATGCCAATGCTTTTAATTATTCATTTTCTAAAGGAGAGCTTTGGTGGAGTGGTGATCTATAGTTATTTTCTTATATTTGTCATTGCTTGGATTGGACAATTTATTGGGCATAAAATAGAGGGACAGAAGCCCTCATTTTTTAAGGACCTATTATTTCTTTTAATAGGCCCACTTTGGGTTCTAAAGTCTATCTTTAAAAAGATAGGTCTTAAGACCACTTAA
- the elbB gene encoding isoprenoid biosynthesis glyoxalase ElbB, giving the protein MSKKFAVILSGCGYLDGAEIREAVLTLLALDSANANYDIFAPNENQFHTINHMEMSEEKEQRNILLESARIARGKVIDLNQLNTNDYAGLLIPGGFGVAKNLCTFAFDGASAKATAKVTEVITNFNDQQKPIGAICIAPALISLVLGHKGIEVTIGTDESTASEIEKTGAKHINCERNEFHLDQSNKIATTPAYMFDETKLNLVMEGISGVVENVIKWS; this is encoded by the coding sequence ATGAGTAAGAAGTTTGCAGTAATTCTATCTGGATGTGGATATTTAGATGGAGCCGAAATTAGAGAAGCCGTTCTCACGTTACTAGCGCTAGATAGTGCAAATGCAAATTATGACATCTTTGCTCCCAACGAAAATCAATTTCACACGATTAACCATATGGAAATGAGTGAAGAAAAAGAGCAGAGGAATATCCTTCTGGAGTCTGCCCGTATTGCCAGAGGTAAAGTTATAGACCTTAATCAATTAAATACTAACGACTACGCTGGTCTTCTGATTCCTGGCGGATTTGGGGTTGCTAAGAACCTATGTACTTTCGCCTTTGATGGAGCAAGCGCTAAGGCCACAGCAAAAGTAACAGAAGTCATTACCAACTTTAATGACCAACAAAAACCAATTGGAGCGATCTGTATTGCTCCTGCACTCATATCTCTTGTTCTTGGACATAAAGGAATTGAAGTGACAATAGGTACTGATGAATCGACAGCAAGTGAAATAGAAAAAACTGGAGCAAAACATATTAACTGCGAAAGAAATGAATTTCATCTTGATCAAAGTAATAAAATTGCGACGACTCCAGCTTATATGTTTGATGAAACAAAGTTAAACCTTGTTATGGAAGGGATTAGTGGCGTTGTAGAGAATGTTATTAAGTGGTCTTAA
- the trmB gene encoding tRNA (guanine(46)-N(7))-methyltransferase TrmB: MSMRKFNPQNIPTPKFGEFNLPNMPLDIEIGCGVGLHPIQYSMANPDRYLVAIEHTTEKFEKFKRRFEKHGCPKNLLPVHENGISWVAHLLEKESVDRFFFLFPNPNPKPSQQNKRFHAMPFMEKVIECLKLDGTVHMATNESFYAEECLDFMTNVWKLKCVEHRMITKDDNFIGRTHFERKYLERGQEIHDFIFKKEKSI, translated from the coding sequence ATGAGTATGAGAAAATTTAATCCACAGAACATCCCTACTCCTAAGTTCGGGGAATTTAATTTACCGAATATGCCACTAGATATTGAAATTGGCTGCGGAGTTGGACTACACCCTATTCAGTACTCTATGGCCAATCCAGATAGGTACTTAGTTGCTATAGAACACACCACTGAGAAATTTGAAAAATTTAAGAGAAGATTCGAGAAACACGGATGTCCTAAGAACTTACTGCCCGTCCATGAAAATGGTATATCTTGGGTGGCCCACCTACTTGAAAAAGAAAGTGTGGATAGATTCTTCTTCCTCTTTCCCAATCCAAATCCTAAACCCTCACAGCAAAATAAGAGATTCCATGCCATGCCTTTTATGGAAAAAGTCATTGAGTGCCTAAAGCTAGATGGAACAGTTCATATGGCAACAAATGAGTCTTTTTATGCAGAAGAATGCTTAGATTTTATGACGAATGTCTGGAAACTTAAGTGTGTTGAGCATAGAATGATAACAAAAGATGATAATTTCATAGGTCGTACTCACTTTGAGAGAAAATACTTAGAGAGAGGCCAAGAGATTCATGATTTCATATTTAAAAAGGAGAAGAGCATATGA
- a CDS encoding DMT family transporter, whose protein sequence is MKEVYLYGLGANLTFAIGSQIFTIYSRQISSSWMNCFKAIIGALAFGIFVSLFGSWHSIEPKYFALFFFSGFMGLGIGDIFLLKSFSLMGPGRTLMIFGFQPLLIGTLSYFVFDQALDPKKFLAIFFCILCLATFSLESFKKSGTWDFRAISIAFIGVLLDGIGVIITRYSFDFNPELTAMEGNFHRCLGAIFAFILLSFWKPFNFFSKWKEQNIKARSILIFGSLMGTFLSLALYLKAIQTAHLATLSGIAITGTIFSSLLECLVEKKWPSRYLVVSFIFFLGGMYILSF, encoded by the coding sequence GTGAAAGAAGTCTATCTCTATGGTTTGGGAGCAAATTTAACTTTTGCTATTGGTTCTCAGATCTTTACTATTTACTCGAGGCAAATTTCATCTAGTTGGATGAACTGCTTTAAGGCCATTATTGGGGCCTTGGCCTTCGGTATATTTGTTTCACTCTTTGGCTCTTGGCACTCTATTGAGCCTAAGTACTTTGCCCTCTTCTTTTTTTCTGGCTTTATGGGATTAGGAATCGGGGATATTTTTCTTTTAAAATCGTTTTCGCTTATGGGTCCTGGGCGAACATTAATGATTTTTGGGTTTCAACCTTTATTAATTGGGACTCTTTCGTACTTTGTCTTTGATCAGGCCCTCGATCCAAAGAAGTTCTTGGCCATTTTCTTTTGCATTCTCTGTCTTGCAACTTTCTCTCTTGAATCTTTTAAAAAGTCTGGAACTTGGGACTTTAGGGCCATTTCGATTGCTTTTATTGGTGTCTTATTGGACGGCATTGGGGTTATTATCACTCGCTATAGTTTTGACTTTAACCCTGAGCTTACGGCCATGGAGGGAAATTTTCATCGCTGCTTGGGAGCAATCTTTGCTTTTATTCTTTTATCTTTTTGGAAGCCATTTAATTTCTTTTCTAAATGGAAAGAGCAGAATATTAAAGCGAGAAGTATTCTTATATTTGGAAGTTTAATGGGGACTTTTTTAAGTCTTGCTCTCTATTTAAAGGCCATTCAAACAGCACATCTCGCTACACTTTCAGGAATTGCTATTACGGGAACAATCTTTTCAAGTCTATTAGAGTGTTTAGTCGAGAAAAAATGGCCTAGTAGGTACTTAGTAGTATCTTTTATATTCTTCCTCGGCGGAATGTATATATTAAGCTTTTAA
- the grxB gene encoding glutaredoxin 2 produces the protein MKLYHYVHCPFCIRVRMVLGLLNKPFDSIVLPYNDESTPVNLTGVKMLPIMDFGDEGNFNESLDIIAKLDSDNILQNEKLDSDQRVLVEELLSAIGSNVHSLCMPYWIWTPEFNDESRNYFQKKKEVKRGPFNQLVHKREKFLSELSQILSTLEESIEEYYMSDSLSIFDIMIASHLWGMYIYPEFQFSDKIHQYLQRVKRDCRFDYHVDFWKD, from the coding sequence ATGAAATTATATCACTATGTTCACTGCCCTTTTTGTATACGCGTTAGAATGGTCCTTGGTTTACTCAATAAACCATTTGATTCTATCGTTCTTCCATATAATGACGAAAGTACTCCCGTAAATTTAACTGGAGTAAAGATGCTTCCTATAATGGACTTTGGAGATGAAGGGAACTTTAATGAGAGCTTAGATATTATTGCTAAACTTGACTCTGACAATATTCTTCAAAATGAGAAGTTAGACAGCGATCAAAGAGTACTAGTTGAAGAGCTGCTTAGTGCCATTGGTTCAAATGTTCACTCTCTTTGCATGCCTTATTGGATCTGGACACCAGAGTTTAACGATGAGTCTAGAAACTACTTTCAAAAGAAGAAAGAGGTTAAAAGAGGTCCCTTCAATCAACTTGTTCACAAGAGAGAGAAATTCTTAAGCGAGCTTTCCCAAATACTCTCAACACTTGAAGAGAGTATTGAAGAATATTATATGAGTGATTCTCTAAGTATTTTTGATATTATGATCGCCTCACACTTGTGGGGAATGTATATCTATCCGGAGTTTCAATTTTCAGATAAAATTCATCAATACCTTCAAAGAGTAAAAAGGGATTGTCGATTCGATTATCACGTAGATTTCTGGAAAGATTAA
- a CDS encoding MFS transporter: protein MSYKLITSDKRFFPLFWTMFLGALNDNFFKNALVIIIAYKSVSLMGLNSHALVAMAGGIFILPFFLFSATAGQLSDKLSKSTLVKYTKVTEFIIMLVAGLGFLTDNFYILMVTLFLMGTQSSFFGPLKYGIIPQLLNRDELVAGNAVVGGGTFLAILLGTIVGGVAVSSNSSSIVIAVGIVIVSILGFISSLFIKKVEPVDPSVKPDFTFFKPTLDIIKITMRDKKIFHTCMGISWFWFLGAAILSILPNLCKDVFNSSESVGTLFLASFTIGMGIGSFVAEKLSQRRPEMGMVPIAALGMSIFLLDLAYTSMNFSSTSSELMGLSEFFASENSLRSLIDLFIVSIFGGMFIIPQFTFLQDYAPRNILSRIIAGNNIWNAIFMVSAAVAIMVLSGAGVSLPWMIAILATINIGYFFYIYFQNSAVTLRFIFWGLSKIFYNVEIEGRENIPDKGAVVIASNHVSFVDWIMVMAASPRPVRFVIDHIYYYKTGFTFWLKQAHLIPIATKKDNPEILGKAFENISEALSKEEVIGIFPEGWITRDGRLRKFQPGIKKIVSMQPTVVVPMVIDGLWGSFFSFEGKGVMKGFKVKRRKVKLKILPPVCSTEFDFKELEQIFRKELKQ, encoded by the coding sequence GTGTCATATAAATTGATTACCAGTGATAAGAGGTTTTTCCCATTATTTTGGACAATGTTCTTAGGGGCATTAAATGACAACTTTTTTAAAAATGCTCTGGTAATCATTATCGCCTATAAAAGTGTCTCTTTGATGGGTTTAAACTCACATGCTCTTGTTGCTATGGCCGGTGGAATTTTTATTCTTCCGTTCTTTCTTTTTTCAGCAACTGCTGGACAATTATCTGACAAGCTCTCTAAGTCGACACTCGTAAAGTATACTAAAGTGACAGAGTTTATCATTATGCTTGTCGCGGGACTCGGGTTTCTAACAGATAATTTCTATATTCTCATGGTCACACTTTTTCTAATGGGAACACAGTCAAGCTTCTTTGGTCCTTTGAAGTACGGAATTATTCCTCAATTATTGAATAGAGACGAACTCGTTGCAGGGAATGCTGTCGTTGGTGGTGGTACGTTTCTGGCAATTTTATTGGGGACAATCGTAGGCGGTGTTGCCGTATCATCTAATAGCAGTAGTATTGTTATTGCTGTCGGGATCGTTATAGTTTCTATTCTAGGCTTTATAAGCTCACTCTTTATCAAGAAAGTTGAGCCTGTTGATCCCTCTGTTAAGCCGGACTTCACTTTCTTTAAACCGACTTTAGATATAATTAAAATAACTATGAGAGATAAGAAGATCTTCCATACTTGTATGGGGATTTCTTGGTTCTGGTTTTTGGGAGCAGCGATTCTCTCTATTCTTCCAAATCTATGTAAAGATGTCTTCAATAGTTCCGAGTCTGTTGGGACTCTCTTCTTAGCATCTTTTACAATAGGGATGGGGATAGGTTCTTTTGTAGCAGAGAAGTTATCGCAGAGAAGACCTGAAATGGGAATGGTTCCAATTGCTGCTCTTGGAATGAGTATTTTCCTCTTGGATCTCGCCTATACTTCAATGAACTTTTCAAGCACAAGCTCTGAGCTTATGGGGTTGAGCGAATTCTTCGCTAGTGAAAATTCACTTAGAAGCTTAATTGATCTCTTTATCGTTTCTATTTTCGGAGGAATGTTTATCATTCCACAATTTACTTTTCTACAGGATTACGCACCTAGAAATATACTATCGCGAATCATTGCAGGAAATAATATTTGGAACGCTATTTTCATGGTTAGTGCTGCTGTTGCAATAATGGTCTTGTCTGGTGCTGGGGTTTCACTTCCGTGGATGATTGCAATCTTGGCCACTATTAATATTGGTTACTTCTTCTATATTTATTTTCAAAACTCTGCCGTAACTTTGCGCTTTATTTTTTGGGGTCTCTCAAAGATTTTCTACAATGTTGAAATTGAGGGGCGTGAGAATATTCCCGACAAGGGCGCTGTTGTCATTGCTTCAAATCATGTGAGTTTTGTTGACTGGATTATGGTCATGGCCGCAAGTCCAAGACCAGTAAGATTTGTAATCGATCATATCTATTACTATAAGACAGGTTTTACTTTTTGGCTTAAGCAAGCTCATCTTATTCCAATTGCGACTAAGAAAGATAATCCGGAGATTCTAGGAAAGGCCTTTGAGAATATTAGTGAGGCGCTTTCAAAAGAAGAAGTTATTGGAATATTTCCAGAGGGCTGGATCACTCGTGACGGAAGACTTAGAAAGTTTCAACCGGGAATTAAGAAAATTGTTTCTATGCAACCAACAGTTGTTGTTCCAATGGTCATCGATGGACTCTGGGGATCTTTCTTTTCATTTGAAGGGAAGGGAGTAATGAAAGGGTTTAAGGTTAAGAGAAGAAAAGTGAAATTAAAAATCTTACCACCCGTTTGCTCAACAGAATTTGACTTCAAAGAGTTAGAACAAATATTTAGAAAGGAATTAAAGCAATGA
- a CDS encoding PPC domain-containing DNA-binding protein, whose amino-acid sequence MKYVKEGNLVFVVIDKGEDLFSSLYKVQSELGFLGAQVSGIGALKDIEIGFFHCDEKNYDRTTIESEKELLALNGNFTFNEGKPFYHLHTVLGNEDYTTSGGHLFSATVAVTCEVYLQVHNIRIERKPNTEIGLNLCELC is encoded by the coding sequence ATGAAATATGTTAAAGAGGGAAATCTAGTTTTCGTCGTAATTGATAAGGGAGAAGATCTCTTTTCTTCACTCTATAAAGTTCAAAGTGAACTTGGTTTCTTAGGAGCACAAGTTTCGGGTATTGGGGCCTTAAAAGATATTGAAATCGGTTTTTTTCACTGTGATGAAAAAAATTACGATCGAACCACTATTGAAAGTGAAAAAGAGCTCTTGGCCTTAAATGGAAATTTCACTTTCAATGAAGGTAAGCCCTTCTATCATCTACATACGGTTCTAGGAAATGAGGATTATACAACAAGTGGAGGACACCTCTTTAGTGCAACTGTTGCAGTAACTTGCGAAGTCTACTTACAAGTACACAATATAAGAATTGAAAGAAAGCCAAATACGGAAATAGGTTTGAATCTCTGTGAACTCTGCTAA
- a CDS encoding phosphatase domain-containing protein, translating into MNSAKDQCIIVDLDGTLANCDHRVHYVQSNPKDWDSFNSEMGKDQLNAWCAQLIEAMHSRGIQIILLTGRDDNHEKSTIEWLNSHQIEYHQLFMRKANDEREDHIIKREIFLEKIAPQFKTLFVVEDRLSVVKMWREMNITCLQCDWGDF; encoded by the coding sequence GTGAACTCTGCTAAAGATCAATGCATTATTGTCGATTTAGACGGAACCTTGGCCAATTGTGACCACCGTGTTCACTATGTGCAATCTAATCCTAAAGACTGGGACTCATTTAATAGTGAAATGGGAAAGGACCAGCTCAATGCTTGGTGTGCTCAACTAATAGAGGCCATGCATTCAAGAGGAATACAAATTATTCTTCTAACAGGAAGAGACGATAATCATGAAAAGAGTACTATCGAATGGTTGAACTCTCATCAAATTGAATATCACCAACTTTTTATGCGTAAAGCCAATGATGAGAGAGAAGATCATATTATTAAAAGAGAGATTTTTTTAGAAAAAATAGCACCTCAATTTAAGACATTATTTGTTGTAGAGGATAGACTAAGTGTAGTAAAGATGTGGAGAGAAATGAATATAACTTGCCTTCAGTGTGACTGGGGCGACTTCTAA
- a CDS encoding MFS transporter: MDNSLKKNISKIFALNSAWMFLIILPIIVPFYRSKGLSMQEVFELQSFFSLIVLIFELPSGYVADLIGRKNTLISASLFQGVGFSLLPFFDHYWGLIFVQLLLGIGVSLFSGTDISIIYDSLHAMKNRIFNGSEAKLIGKKIFYTQTSEAIAALVGGALVVSSLDTPVKVQAFICWIPFLISLTVTEPPREKLSSSAHGDNWREISKKLFKSGPLIKFILFNNIIYSAATLLAVWTFQDYWHSLGVDYKYFGYLWCLTNFSVGLVARYAHDLEKKIGSVNILLLIGSLPIIGFFGMGKSAGLVGIIFCFSFQLCRGLNQVILKDALNARVESQMRATANSIIGLGMRVVFIIFGPILGWLIDNKGYEISLNIFGAIFIVSFFIILLPLIKLRGEFRK, encoded by the coding sequence ATGGATAACTCTTTAAAGAAAAATATTTCAAAAATATTCGCGCTCAATAGTGCCTGGATGTTTTTAATTATTCTTCCCATCATTGTTCCATTCTATCGTTCGAAAGGTCTCTCTATGCAGGAGGTTTTCGAATTGCAATCTTTCTTTTCTTTAATTGTTCTCATCTTTGAGCTTCCCTCTGGTTACGTGGCAGATTTAATTGGAAGAAAGAACACACTTATTAGTGCAAGTTTATTTCAAGGTGTAGGCTTTTCACTACTCCCATTCTTTGATCACTACTGGGGACTAATCTTTGTTCAATTACTTTTAGGTATTGGTGTATCTCTATTCTCTGGTACGGATATTTCAATAATCTATGACTCATTACATGCGATGAAGAATAGAATCTTCAACGGAAGTGAAGCTAAGTTAATTGGAAAGAAAATATTTTATACGCAAACCTCTGAGGCCATTGCTGCTCTGGTAGGAGGGGCCCTCGTTGTAAGTAGCTTGGATACTCCTGTAAAAGTTCAGGCCTTTATTTGTTGGATTCCTTTTCTTATTTCTTTAACAGTTACAGAGCCTCCTAGAGAGAAATTAAGCTCTAGTGCTCATGGGGATAATTGGAGAGAGATTTCAAAGAAGCTCTTTAAGAGCGGACCTCTAATTAAGTTTATTCTCTTCAATAATATTATCTATAGTGCTGCTACCTTATTGGCGGTTTGGACCTTCCAAGATTATTGGCACTCCCTTGGAGTGGATTATAAATACTTTGGCTATCTATGGTGCTTAACAAACTTCTCTGTTGGTTTAGTTGCAAGGTATGCACATGACCTAGAAAAGAAGATAGGTAGTGTGAATATACTATTATTGATTGGCTCACTTCCTATTATTGGTTTCTTTGGTATGGGAAAGAGTGCTGGTCTAGTTGGAATCATCTTCTGTTTTAGTTTCCAACTCTGTAGAGGTCTCAATCAGGTCATACTTAAGGATGCTCTCAATGCTAGAGTGGAGTCTCAAATGAGGGCCACAGCAAATTCAATAATAGGTCTTGGGATGAGAGTTGTCTTTATTATCTTTGGGCCAATTCTTGGTTGGTTAATTGATAATAAAGGTTATGAAATTAGTTTAAATATTTTTGGAGCAATTTTTATAGTAAGCTTCTTTATTATTTTATTGCCATTGATAAAACTAAGAGGCGAGTTTAGAAAATAA
- a CDS encoding transketolase C-terminal domain-containing protein, whose product MKPLKIENKLAATPKNEPKYTSTVKSLDGSELVVACPKVTRGLVALMNQHAVIGGAACHWGGPAAFAEMSSSLHAIMFKDKSKNWFDTYNFVNDAGHAENGIYAIRANYGFDNLTFDDLRKFRSIESKLTGHGESHLNPEGVYLSNGPLGSGVPQAQGLALADKIIGNDRTTICLLSDGGSMEGETKEAFSAIPGLASKGKMNPFVLIISDNNTKLSGRIEADSFSMNPSFEAMSALGWNVIHEENGNDLQAVHNTMEKAIQEAQKESNKPVCVIVKTVKGFGVKSTEESASGGHGYPLKAYDEKLIPFLDEIFEDNTPSELTEWAEEILASKPAPKEASKESTVKKEKVQPGFARAAIEAAEKGLPVFSVSSDLQGSTGIKDFQTAFPNNFVDVGIAESNMINTAIGLSKQGLIPVVDTFAQFAITKGNLPLIMSSLSQAPMIGLFSHAGFQDAADGASHQATTYLAATAAIPHVTTVVCSCSSEAKSYMTQAIENIKSAREAGKEADSVLFFYGRENHPEHYREDLNYEWGKAQVLREGSDVTIVTNGPLVQKALNAADELEKQGKSATVINNPFANKVDLETFKSALAKTNGKLVTLEDHQLIGGMGSMLVHALATNGVELKVKSLANNGKFGQSAYLADELYSLHGMSENHIIEACLSL is encoded by the coding sequence ATGAAACCTCTAAAAATAGAGAATAAATTAGCAGCAACACCTAAGAACGAACCTAAGTATACGAGCACAGTTAAGTCACTCGATGGAAGCGAATTAGTCGTCGCTTGTCCAAAGGTAACTCGTGGACTTGTTGCTCTTATGAATCAACATGCAGTAATCGGAGGAGCAGCCTGTCACTGGGGTGGCCCAGCAGCATTTGCAGAGATGAGCTCTTCACTACATGCAATCATGTTCAAAGATAAATCGAAGAATTGGTTCGACACATATAATTTTGTAAACGACGCAGGTCACGCTGAGAACGGTATCTATGCCATTAGAGCAAATTACGGTTTTGATAATTTAACATTTGATGATCTTAGAAAGTTTAGATCAATTGAAAGTAAGCTAACTGGTCACGGAGAATCACATCTAAACCCAGAAGGTGTTTATCTATCAAATGGTCCACTTGGTTCAGGAGTTCCTCAAGCACAAGGACTAGCTCTTGCTGATAAAATTATTGGTAACGATAGAACGACAATCTGTCTTCTAAGTGATGGTGGAAGTATGGAAGGTGAAACAAAAGAAGCCTTCAGTGCTATTCCAGGACTTGCCTCTAAAGGAAAGATGAATCCATTTGTTCTTATCATTTCTGATAATAATACAAAGCTCTCTGGTAGAATTGAAGCCGACTCATTCTCTATGAACCCTAGCTTTGAGGCCATGAGTGCTCTAGGTTGGAATGTTATCCACGAAGAGAATGGTAATGACCTTCAAGCTGTTCACAACACAATGGAGAAGGCAATCCAAGAGGCCCAAAAAGAATCCAACAAGCCTGTTTGCGTAATAGTAAAAACAGTAAAAGGGTTTGGAGTTAAATCTACCGAAGAAAGTGCATCGGGTGGTCACGGTTATCCACTAAAGGCCTATGATGAAAAACTCATTCCATTTTTAGATGAAATTTTTGAAGATAATACTCCAAGTGAGCTAACTGAATGGGCAGAAGAGATTCTTGCCAGCAAACCAGCTCCTAAAGAAGCAAGCAAAGAAAGCACTGTGAAAAAAGAGAAAGTTCAACCAGGTTTTGCTCGCGCTGCGATTGAAGCGGCCGAAAAAGGTCTCCCAGTATTTTCTGTTTCATCAGACCTCCAAGGATCGACTGGTATCAAAGACTTTCAAACTGCATTTCCAAATAACTTTGTAGACGTAGGTATTGCAGAATCAAATATGATCAACACGGCGATTGGGCTCTCAAAGCAGGGACTTATTCCAGTAGTAGATACCTTTGCACAATTTGCTATTACAAAAGGGAATCTTCCACTTATCATGTCTTCGCTCTCACAGGCCCCAATGATTGGTCTCTTTAGTCATGCAGGTTTTCAAGATGCGGCAGATGGTGCTTCTCACCAAGCAACAACTTACCTAGCAGCAACAGCGGCAATTCCACACGTAACAACAGTGGTATGCTCTTGCTCTAGTGAAGCAAAAAGCTATATGACACAAGCAATAGAGAATATTAAATCGGCCAGAGAAGCTGGTAAAGAAGCTGACTCAGTTCTCTTCTTCTATGGTAGAGAAAATCACCCAGAGCACTACAGAGAAGACTTAAACTATGAATGGGGTAAGGCCCAAGTTCTTAGAGAAGGTAGTGACGTTACTATCGTTACAAATGGTCCTCTCGTTCAAAAAGCTCTTAACGCTGCTGATGAATTAGAAAAGCAAGGTAAAAGCGCTACAGTTATCAATAACCCATTTGCTAATAAAGTTGATCTTGAAACTTTCAAAAGTGCTCTTGCTAAAACAAATGGAAAATTAGTAACACTTGAAGATCATCAATTAATTGGTGGTATGGGTTCAATGCTAGTCCATGCTCTAGCAACTAATGGTGTTGAACTAAAAGTAAAGTCACTTGCAAATAATGGTAAGTTTGGTCAGTCGGCCTATCTTGCAGATGAGCTATACTCTCTACACGGGATGAGTGAGAATCACATTATTGAAGCGTGTCTATCACTATAA